Below is a window of Chryseobacterium indicum DNA.
ACCATTTATCCTGAAAAGTTAACGCAAAAAGGAAAATTTTATACATGGCTTTGGGGAGAACATTACCGAAAATATTACGGAATGCTTATTGAAGCTCCAACCGCCAATCTTTCTACGCTGGACGGAGGTTATATTCCTTTCAGAGAAGGCGGCGGAAACCAGTCTAACAGTTTAAGGCTGAAAACGCAGGACGGACAGGAATTTGTGATGAGAGGTGTTAAAAAAAGTGCAATCCGTTTTCTGAATAATATGGCTTTCAAGAAAAGTACCTTCGGAAACGAGCTGGATAATACATTTCCTGAAAAGTTCCTTTTGGATTTCTATACCGCCAATCATCCGTTTACGCCATTTGCAGTCGGAAATCTGGCAGATAAAATTCATCTTTACCACAGCAATCCGAGATTGTTTTACATTCCCAGACAAAAAGCTCTGGGACATTATAATCTGAATTATGGTAATGAATTGTACATGATCGAAGAGCGTTTTTCATCTGATCCGAAAACTCTGGCATCGCTTGATGATGCAAAAGATATTCTTTCTACAGATGATGTACTGAAAAATTTAAACAAAAATTACAAATATTCTGTAGATAAGGAAACGTACATCAGGGCAAGAATTTTTGATATGCTGATCGGAGACTGGGACAGACACTCCGACCAATGGAAATGGGCAGAATATAAAGACGGAGATAAGGTAATCTACAAACCGATTGCAAGAGACAGAGATCAGGCTTTCAGTAAATATGACGGTGCTGCTTTTAAGATCATCATGAATATTCCGGCAATACGCCATATGAAAACATTTAAAGATGATATTAAAAATGTAAAATGGCTTGCTATGGAACCCTATCCTCTGGATCTGATTTTCTTAAAAAGCTCTACAAACGAAGACTGGATTGCTCAGGCAAAATACATTCAGGAACATTTATCGGATAAAGATATTGATGAAGCTTTCACCAATCTTCCGAAAGAAGTTCAGGATGAAACTATTGCGGACATTCAAAGAAAATTAAAATCAAGAAAAACAAAACTTGAAACTTATGCTTCACAATATTACGATGTGCTGCAGGAGAAAGTTCCTTTAACGGGAACCATAAATCCGGACAAATTTGTGATTACAAAAACAGCAAATACCGTTAATGTAAAACAATATAAACTTGATAAAAACCAAGAAAATCCGGAACTGGTTTTCGAAAAAACATATGATGATTCCAAAACAAAGGAACTCTGGATCTATGGTCTTGAAGATGACGACATTTACGAAGTTTCAGGAGACGGAAAACCCAAAATGAACATCCGGCTGATCGGAGGCTACAATCATGATACGTACAATGTTGCCAATGGAAGTAAAGTAAAGATTTACGATTTTAAATCGCAGAAAAACACCTACAATACAAAAGGAGCAACTAAAAATATTTCCGACGATTACGACATTAATACCTATAACTACAAACACCCGAAGTATAATTTTTTTGCAGGATATCCAAATGCAGATTACACTCCTGATGACGGAGCAATTCTCGGTGTATTACTGAATTATACCGTAAATAATTTTATCCGTTCTCCGTTTACCCAAACACACAGCCTGAAAATTAATTATTACACGGCTACAGGCGGCTTTAATGCATATTATAAAGGGATCTTCAAAAAAGCAATCGGAAGCTGGGATTTTAATCTTGATGCAGGATTTACAACACCGCGCTTCGCAGAAAATTTCTTCGGATTGTCTAATGAAAGTATTTATGATAAAAAAGAAGATGACAGAAGATTCAACAGGGCAAAGATCTCTAAAATAAATTTTGCTCCTTCTGTTTCCCAAAAAAGCTGGAATAATATTTTCAACCAGTTTCAGCTGACTTTTGAAAATAATAAAGTACAGCGGAACGGAGACCGTTTTGTAGATCTTTCGCCGGATGTAAGATCCGAAGTTTTCGATAATCAGCAGTTTGCGGGAGGAAATTACACATTTAGTTATAAAAATCAGGATAACAATGCGTTTCCTACTTTGGGAATGGAATTTAAAGTAAATGCCGACTGGAAAACAGACCTTGCCGATACGAAGCGGAACTTTTTAATCTTAAAAGGTACCCTCTCCATAAATCACAGGTTAGACAACCGCGGTAATTTCGTACTTGCCAATTCCAGCAACGGAATGTGGATTAACAATAATAATTTTGATTTTTATCAGGCTGCGGCAATCGGTGGAAACAACGGAATGAGAGCTTTTCGAAACGACAGATTTTCAGGAAAATCTTATTTCACCAATAATTCGGAGATCCGATGGGATTTTGGCAGGGTAAGAAACAATATTGTTCCTGCCAATATGGGGCTTTTACTGGGCTATGATGTAGGAAGAGTATGGAACGATCATGAAGATTCAAAAAAATGGCACCAGTCTGTAGGAGGAGGACTATGGCTGAGCATTGTAGAAATGTTCTCCGCAAGACTGAATTATTTCTACGGAAGCGACGGAGGAAGAGTTTCAGGAGGCGTGGGAATGACTTTTTAAAATTATAAAATAAAAATCCGCAGAAAGTTTCTGCGGATTTTGTGATTAAAGTTTACAGTAAAATGCCAGAAAACTCTTTGGAGTTTTATCTGTGTAGAAATCATATTAGGAGTAGATTCAGCGTAGGAACGCTATCTTTAGAACATTTATCGTATTACAGATATCAATCCTACGGATTGATTGATAAATTAATTCTTATTTCTACACAGATTCTGCTCCTAAAGGAGCAAAGATCTTTTACTTCATTATAATTTGAAAGATGCTTCGACAGGCTCAGCATGACATTCCTAATACTAACTATTGTTTTATGGCTGTGTCAGACTGAGCCTTTCAAAGTCTTTATGATAAAAACAGACAATTAAAAATATAACTAACTAAATTTGTTTTCATTATTGAAATGCGTTATTGAGATCCTTTCAGGATGACATCATTCTGCATGACATTCCTAATACTAACTGTTGTTTTATGGCTGTGTCAGGCAGAGTCTGTCGAAGTCTTTATGATAAAAACATTATTTAGATCCTTTACAGAATGACAATCATTCAGCATGACATTGCTAATATTAAATGTTATTTTGTAGCGGTGTCAGACTGAGCCTGTCGAAGTCTTTTTGATAAAAACATTATTTAGATCCTTTATAGGATGACAATCATTCAGCATGAAATTGCTAATATTAAATGTTATTTTGTAGCGGTGTCATACTGAGCTTGTCGAAGTCTTTTTTGATAAAAACAGGCAATTAAAATATAGTGTTCATTATTGAAAATACGTTGTTGAGATACTTTCAGTATGACATCATTCTGCATGACGTTTTATCTATCTAAATTCATTTATTTTAAACTAAACTGATACACATTTCCGCCTTCTTTCCCATCCTTTTCATCGGCGATAAGTAAAGTTTTATCATCAGCAAAAACAACGGCTTCTTTTTGAGAATTGTGGTTGAGAGAAACTTTTTCTATCTTGGTCTTGCTGAAATCATCTGCTGAAAAACCGGTGAGAATCTGGATATTTTTATGGTTCAGAAGAACAATTTTATCTTTCGTGCTGTTGATGGTTGCAGAAGTAATTGCCGCATCGCTGTATCCTCCGGAAAGTTTCAGTTTTCCGATCAGTTTTGCTTTAAAATCTCCCGCTTTGTTAGGAACCTGAAAAACTAAAAAAGTACCGTCGAAACCTTTGCTTCTGTTCTTGGTGAAAAGGTAAAAATTTCCATTCATCTCTACAAAAGCCTCACAATCATACAGCCAGTTGGATTTTTTTGGCGGAAATTCCGTCTGTCCTTCGTAGTGAAAAGTTGTGGTCTGGATTACTTTTGTGGATTTTTGAGAGGCATCTTTTAAATCAACTTTTAAAATCGATAAATTCTGTCTGTCGTTTTCATTATTACCAAAATCTCCGATGTAGATATTTCCGGCTGCATCTTTCGTAATATCTTCCCAGTCGTGGTTTTCTGTGTTTTCTACCAGAACATCACTTGTAAGGTTTCCTTTTCGGTCTACTCCGTAAATAACGTTTTTATTTCCCTGATCTTCAATTGCCCAGATGGTATTGTTATCCTGAGACAAAGTAATGCCGGAAACTTCCTTTAGTTTTTTAGGCAAAGAAAATTCTACTTTCAAATCCTCCGTTTTCGGAGCATCCTGAGCTTTGGGATTACAGCTCCACAGCAAAAATGATGATAAAACGACGATGCGAAACATATTTATTTTTTTAATTTTTTAAACTGAAAATAAGAGAACCTTATATTCTTCTCTAATTTATTAATAATCTGTTGATGATGGAGAAAAAATCCTGCCACCAAACCAATAAGACTTCCGATAATGGTATCCAAAACTCTTGCCTTCATTAAAATTTCCACATCATGATGAATTTCACTTGCCGTTTCCGCCAGAATAATCGTTAAAGGTGTGATAAAAACCACTGCAAAACCGTAGTTTCTTACAATTAACAATTCAATAATAAACTGTAAAACGGTGATGATAACGATCATGATGATCTTTTCGGGATTAAAAAGCAGAATCACCCATGCCAAACCAATTCCGATGAAAGTTCCCAGAATTCTGTGCATATTTCTCTGTCGCACGTGCTCAAAATTCCTTCCCTGCATAATGGCGACTGCCGCAATGGAAATCCAGTAAGTATTTTTAAATTCCAGAAGATGACCGATGATTAAAGTTAGCGCCATAAAAAATCCGATGATGGTGCTTTCTACAAATTTCGTATATCTTCTTTTGTTGAAACTTCTTCTCGGTACGGTTACCACTTTGCTTTTTTCAATAAAAACGGAGTACAGAAAAGCAAAGGAGCAGGAAAGTATCGCGCCCATTGCAACGAGCCCTACTCTTGTGGGGATCATTTCCAGATCAAACTTATAGGTACTCGCCATTGCTGCAACCATAATGAAGAAAAAATTTCCCGGCGGCGGAATTTTAAAATACGAAGAAATAAAATGCGCAAGAAAAGAGATAACGGCAACCGATAGCGCGGCAAAATAAATATTAAATCCGAAAAAAGAACTTACCGTAAAAGAGAAAACAATTCCGAAAGCACAAATCGCGAGATGAATCATTCTCTGCGTAATCGGTGCCGAAGTAAAATATAAAATCGTTAAAGCACCTAAACTCGAAAGCGCGCCGTAATTCGGTTTTCCTAAAAAATATCCGATGAAAAGACAGCTTCCGATACAAAGCGCGGCAAGAAAAGGAAAATGCCATTTCCTTTCCGTCTGCTTAAACTCCAGGAGATACTGAAATCTGTTCTGCGTCGGGTTATGTACCTTCATTTACTGTAAACGTTTAGCTTTTTCCCACAAAACATCCATTTCTTCCAGAGAAAGATCGGCAAGATTCAGATTCTGTTCCACAGCTAAAGCTTCCATTTTCTGAAACCTTGAAATAAATTTAAGATTGGTTCTCTCGAGTGCAGAATCGGGATTGATTCCTGAAATTCTGGCATAATTGATTAATGAAAAAAATACATCGCCCAATTCCTGCTCTTTTTTATCCAGATCGGTTTCCGCATGAAACTCCTGAATTTCTTCATCCACTTTTTTCCACGCATCTTCCGCATCATGAAATTCGAAACCGATTCCTTTTACCTTATCCTGAATTCTGTAGGCTTTTACCAGACTCGGCAGACTTTTCGGAACGCCGCCCAGAATAGATTTGTTGCCTTCCTTCAGCTTGAGTTTTTCCCAGTTCTGTTTTACTTCCTCTTCGTCTTTCACTTCCGTGTCTCCGTAAATATGAGGATGGCGGAAAATTAATTTTTCGTTTAAAGAATTAATGACATCCGCAATATCAAAACTGCCTTTCTCAGAGCCTATTTTGGCATAAAAAACCAGATGAAGCAGCACATCTCCCAATTCTTTTTTTATTTCCTGCAGATCATTCTGCAAAATGGCATCCGAAAGTTCGTAGGTTTCTTCCAGCGTTAAATGGCGGAGCGATTCCAGCGTCTGTTTCTGATCCCACGGACATTTTTCGCGCAGATCGTCCATAATGTCCAATAATCTTCCGAAAGCTTCCAGTTTTTCCTGTTTGGTATTCATAAATTGAGAATTCAAGTCTTACAAATTTACGGGAAATCTTTGTGAAAGTTCTTTTGTCCTGAAATAAATGAGGGTTGTCGTTGGCTTCGGCTCCGCTCAGCCAACGGTGTTGCTCGTTCCTTTGCGATTTTCGGCTTTATTCTACAGACCACCATAGTTCGCTGAGCGGAGCCGAAGCCAACGGTTTTGCTCATCCCATTATGATTTTGAGTTTATTTTACAGACCATCATAGTTGGCTGAGCGGAGTCGAAGCCAACATTACAATTCATTACAGTCTGCGGTTGGCTTCGGCTCCGCTCAGCCAACCGATTACGCTCAGCCAACCTTATCCCTTCATCTTTTTTTGGCAATTTTCCACAATCAGCGGGGCGGCTTCCAGTAATTTTATGAGCTGGAAGTAAGGAATGATGATCTTCTTTTCCGTGTCACAACTGAAATTTCCCAACGAGAAATAAGCTGTTGCCGACAGAAAATCATCAAAATCCTGCAAAGTGCAGACTGTAAAAGCGTTCTGAAATACGCGCAGCGGATTCCGGAATTCTTTCTCTGAAAGGCTCATTGTCGTTTTGGGAAAACTGACTTCCGTTGAAATTTTAAACTTCCCTTTTTTAGCTTTTTTCGCGATCTGATGAGCGACGAGAATGAATGACCTTAACGATTGGTACAAATGGAAAATTTCGGCGGGTTCTTTTGCGATTCGGGTGTTTTTCTGCACTGAAGACTGTACCATTTCATTGAGGGTTTCTTTCGTCGCAGCAAGATCATTGAACTGGAAAAAGGTTTCCAGTAAACTTATGGCGGTATGTTTTCTCGTTCCTGACCAGAATTTGGCTTCGAAATTTGTTTTTTTCTTTTTCATGAGTCTGTTTTTGGGTTATCGTTTTTTATGAATTTCAACAAGTTGGTTTTTAATAGGTTGGTTTTTCGCAAAGGCGCGAAGTTGTTTTAAAATAGTATGCTTTAAGGCGCAAGGATTTTATCTGCGATAAAATTTATCATCAACATTATAAAAGAAAATCTTTGATTTTCTCTTTGCGTCTTAAAAGAATAGGACTTTTATCAAATCTTGCGCCTTAGCGTTTTTCCAATATTTATATAGATTCTTATTC
It encodes the following:
- a CDS encoding metallophosphoesterase, with protein sequence MNLSFKTHLKNTSVIIRVALSAGVLYSCATYNVKKGKNLSEIKNSDIKSDSDFKIFLIGDAGNADEAQAQNTLNLLKSQLEKADSNSMLIFLGDNIYPSGMPKKSDKDYALAKQKLEDQLSIAKNFKGKTLVIPGNHDWYNGLDGLKAQEELVKDYLNDKKGFLPKNACPIDDISLTKDIKLIVIDTEWALVNWDKYPGINKNCDVKTREDLFTEFKDLINKNQDKRIIVALHHPIISTGTHAGYTSVKSNLFPLNSKIPLPGLASVINVVRSSSGANPEDINNQHYADLANRLKSIVQEKENIIFVSGHDHNLQYHEFRNIRQIISGAGSKVDPATIGEKTDFSYGGSGFAVLNIRKDKSSDVEYFSTKNNTPELLSHIQVIDKPKEFVNSYPDSFPPTVISTIYPEKLTQKGKFYTWLWGEHYRKYYGMLIEAPTANLSTLDGGYIPFREGGGNQSNSLRLKTQDGQEFVMRGVKKSAIRFLNNMAFKKSTFGNELDNTFPEKFLLDFYTANHPFTPFAVGNLADKIHLYHSNPRLFYIPRQKALGHYNLNYGNELYMIEERFSSDPKTLASLDDAKDILSTDDVLKNLNKNYKYSVDKETYIRARIFDMLIGDWDRHSDQWKWAEYKDGDKVIYKPIARDRDQAFSKYDGAAFKIIMNIPAIRHMKTFKDDIKNVKWLAMEPYPLDLIFLKSSTNEDWIAQAKYIQEHLSDKDIDEAFTNLPKEVQDETIADIQRKLKSRKTKLETYASQYYDVLQEKVPLTGTINPDKFVITKTANTVNVKQYKLDKNQENPELVFEKTYDDSKTKELWIYGLEDDDIYEVSGDGKPKMNIRLIGGYNHDTYNVANGSKVKIYDFKSQKNTYNTKGATKNISDDYDINTYNYKHPKYNFFAGYPNADYTPDDGAILGVLLNYTVNNFIRSPFTQTHSLKINYYTATGGFNAYYKGIFKKAIGSWDFNLDAGFTTPRFAENFFGLSNESIYDKKEDDRRFNRAKISKINFAPSVSQKSWNNIFNQFQLTFENNKVQRNGDRFVDLSPDVRSEVFDNQQFAGGNYTFSYKNQDNNAFPTLGMEFKVNADWKTDLADTKRNFLILKGTLSINHRLDNRGNFVLANSSNGMWINNNNFDFYQAAAIGGNNGMRAFRNDRFSGKSYFTNNSEIRWDFGRVRNNIVPANMGLLLGYDVGRVWNDHEDSKKWHQSVGGGLWLSIVEMFSARLNYFYGSDGGRVSGGVGMTF
- a CDS encoding FUSC family protein produces the protein MKVHNPTQNRFQYLLEFKQTERKWHFPFLAALCIGSCLFIGYFLGKPNYGALSSLGALTILYFTSAPITQRMIHLAICAFGIVFSFTVSSFFGFNIYFAALSVAVISFLAHFISSYFKIPPPGNFFFIMVAAMASTYKFDLEMIPTRVGLVAMGAILSCSFAFLYSVFIEKSKVVTVPRRSFNKRRYTKFVESTIIGFFMALTLIIGHLLEFKNTYWISIAAVAIMQGRNFEHVRQRNMHRILGTFIGIGLAWVILLFNPEKIIMIVIITVLQFIIELLIVRNYGFAVVFITPLTIILAETASEIHHDVEILMKARVLDTIIGSLIGLVAGFFLHHQQIINKLEKNIRFSYFQFKKLKK
- the mazG gene encoding nucleoside triphosphate pyrophosphohydrolase translates to MNTKQEKLEAFGRLLDIMDDLREKCPWDQKQTLESLRHLTLEETYELSDAILQNDLQEIKKELGDVLLHLVFYAKIGSEKGSFDIADVINSLNEKLIFRHPHIYGDTEVKDEEEVKQNWEKLKLKEGNKSILGGVPKSLPSLVKAYRIQDKVKGIGFEFHDAEDAWKKVDEEIQEFHAETDLDKKEQELGDVFFSLINYARISGINPDSALERTNLKFISRFQKMEALAVEQNLNLADLSLEEMDVLWEKAKRLQ